Proteins encoded within one genomic window of Synechococcus sp. PCC 7335:
- a CDS encoding YihY/virulence factor BrkB family protein produces the protein MNPSILWSLLKQTVAEWQRDKVSRLAAALAYYTTFALAPILIIAIAIASFLFEQSAVQSRILEQIQSLLGENAAGLIEEMLTSRSTSDGGFWATIISVGLLILGASGLFVQLQDALNTVWNVVARKDEGIWGLVRDRLLSFGMVVAIGFLLMVSLIVSAGLSAVSGMFGELLPGWDLAWQILNTAFSFGVITLLFAMVYKVLPDVRIAWSDVWTGAAITAFLFTIGKALIGLYIGNSSVASAYGAAGSFVVLLLWIYYSSQILLFGAEFTQVYANRFGSNIRPDSHAKFAPDATAEEKGTATADKSKLPQSRSEYRALRRSVKTKRGEKFRAWKNTSTKQS, from the coding sequence ATGAACCCTTCTATTCTTTGGTCTCTTCTAAAGCAAACGGTAGCAGAGTGGCAGCGCGATAAAGTCTCCAGACTAGCAGCAGCGCTAGCTTATTACACGACGTTTGCACTGGCACCAATTCTCATTATTGCCATTGCGATCGCCAGCTTTTTGTTTGAGCAAAGTGCGGTGCAAAGTCGCATTCTAGAACAGATACAGTCACTGCTAGGTGAGAATGCAGCTGGACTAATTGAAGAAATGTTGACTAGCCGCTCGACTAGCGATGGTGGCTTTTGGGCGACCATCATCAGTGTGGGACTACTAATACTTGGCGCGTCTGGTTTGTTTGTTCAGCTACAAGATGCGCTAAACACGGTGTGGAACGTCGTAGCTAGAAAGGATGAAGGGATCTGGGGATTGGTTCGCGATCGCTTACTCTCGTTCGGCATGGTTGTGGCAATTGGCTTCTTATTAATGGTTTCACTGATAGTCAGTGCAGGTCTATCTGCTGTAAGCGGTATGTTCGGCGAACTACTACCGGGCTGGGATTTGGCCTGGCAGATCCTAAATACTGCTTTCTCTTTCGGTGTAATCACACTGTTGTTTGCCATGGTCTACAAAGTGCTACCTGATGTCAGAATTGCTTGGAGTGATGTCTGGACAGGCGCAGCAATTACAGCGTTTCTCTTTACTATTGGCAAAGCGTTGATTGGTCTCTATATAGGCAATAGCAGTGTTGCTTCTGCTTATGGTGCGGCAGGTTCGTTCGTAGTATTGTTGCTCTGGATTTATTACTCATCGCAAATCTTGCTGTTTGGAGCTGAGTTTACTCAAGTCTATGCAAACCGATTCGGCTCTAATATCAGACCTGATAGTCATGCTAAATTTGCGCCTGACGCGACAGCAGAAGAGAAGGGAACCGCTACTGCCGACAAATCGAAGTTACCTCAGAGCAGATCAGAATATAGAGCACTAAGGCGTAGCGTAAAGACTAAACGTGGTGAAAAGTTCAGAGCTTGGAAGAACACAAGCACGAAGCAAAGTTAG
- a CDS encoding response regulator transcription factor, protein MIEEISVALVEDHDLTRMGLRAAFRQAGLRFLGEADSGNKGLSLIAEMRPDVAVVDVGLPDIDGIEMIQRLKKENPDVTTKILMLTMHDSEKAVLAAFAAGADSYCTKEIDTSDLISAIKETQAGNSWIDPTIASLVLSQVKPATAVGESFNTKTVEIRAVDPEYEQIIEAYPLTERELEILECIVSGCSNAQIAEKLFVTVGTVKTHVRNILNKLGASDRTQAAVRALRAGLIS, encoded by the coding sequence ATGATAGAAGAGATTAGCGTTGCACTAGTAGAAGACCACGATCTAACGCGAATGGGATTGAGGGCAGCTTTTCGTCAGGCAGGGCTACGGTTTTTAGGCGAAGCGGATAGTGGGAACAAAGGTCTAAGCTTGATCGCTGAGATGAGACCCGATGTTGCCGTTGTAGATGTTGGCTTACCTGATATTGATGGCATCGAGATGATTCAGCGCCTTAAGAAGGAAAATCCTGATGTCACTACGAAAATATTGATGCTAACAATGCACGATAGCGAAAAAGCTGTACTAGCTGCTTTCGCTGCCGGCGCCGACTCCTACTGTACTAAAGAAATTGACACTAGCGATCTGATCTCAGCAATCAAAGAGACACAAGCCGGTAACTCGTGGATCGATCCAACGATTGCGAGTTTAGTACTCTCTCAAGTCAAACCAGCTACAGCGGTGGGAGAAAGCTTCAATACTAAGACAGTAGAAATCCGCGCAGTCGATCCTGAATATGAACAGATTATCGAAGCTTATCCGCTGACTGAGCGCGAGTTGGAGATTCTAGAATGTATTGTCTCTGGCTGTAGTAACGCACAGATTGCTGAGAAGCTGTTTGTCACAGTAGGTACTGTTAAGACTCATGTTCGTAATATTCTCAACAAGTTAGGAGCAAGTGATCGCACTCAGGCTGCTGTTAGAGCGCTGCGTGCTGGGCTAATTAGCTGA
- the psbC gene encoding photosystem II reaction center protein CP43 — protein sequence MVTLSNNSFVGGGRDQPSTGYAWWSGNARLIDLSGKLLGAHVAHAGLIVLWTGAMTLFEVSHYIPEKPMYEQGCILLPHLATLGWGVGPGGEVINLFPYFVVGVLHLVSSAVLGLGGVYHALRGPETLEEYSSFFSQDWKDKNQMTNIIGYHLILLGLGAFLLVIKACFLGGVYDTWAPGGGDVRVITNPTLNPGVIFGYLASSPFGGEGWIVGVNNMEDIIGGHIWIGLICIFGGVFHILTKPFGWARRALIWNGEAYLSYSIGAVSLMAFICSCYVWFNNTAYPSEFYGPTNAEASQAQAMTFLVRDQRLGANIGSAQGPTGLGKYLMRSPTGEIIFGGETMRFWDFDGPWLAPLRGTNGLDLDKLKNDIQPWQVRRAAEYMTHAPNASINSVGGIITEVNSVNFVNPRQWLASFHFVMAFFFLVGHLWHAGRARAAEGGFERGLNREAEPVLSMPDLD from the coding sequence GTGGTAACGCTCTCTAATAACAGCTTCGTCGGCGGTGGCCGCGACCAGCCCTCCACTGGCTATGCTTGGTGGTCTGGTAACGCCCGCCTAATTGATTTATCCGGTAAACTTTTGGGTGCACATGTTGCCCACGCCGGTCTGATCGTATTGTGGACAGGTGCGATGACTTTGTTTGAAGTCTCTCACTATATCCCTGAAAAGCCCATGTATGAGCAGGGCTGCATTCTCCTGCCTCACCTCGCCACTTTAGGCTGGGGTGTAGGTCCTGGTGGTGAAGTTATCAACCTATTTCCCTATTTTGTAGTGGGTGTACTTCACTTGGTCTCTTCTGCTGTTCTCGGTCTAGGTGGTGTGTATCACGCTCTACGCGGCCCTGAAACGCTTGAAGAATATTCCAGCTTCTTTAGCCAGGACTGGAAAGACAAAAACCAGATGACTAATATCATTGGATATCACCTTATTTTGCTTGGTTTAGGTGCCTTCCTTCTAGTGATAAAAGCTTGTTTTCTGGGCGGTGTTTATGACACTTGGGCACCAGGTGGCGGCGATGTTCGGGTGATCACAAATCCGACGCTCAATCCTGGAGTTATCTTCGGCTATCTCGCCTCGTCTCCTTTTGGTGGCGAAGGTTGGATTGTTGGGGTCAACAACATGGAAGACATCATCGGTGGTCACATTTGGATTGGCCTCATTTGCATCTTCGGTGGCGTATTTCACATCCTGACAAAGCCTTTTGGCTGGGCACGTCGCGCATTGATCTGGAATGGTGAGGCATATCTCTCTTACTCCATCGGTGCGGTCTCTTTGATGGCTTTCATCTGCTCCTGCTACGTTTGGTTTAATAACACTGCTTACCCCAGTGAGTTCTATGGACCTACTAACGCTGAAGCTTCTCAAGCACAGGCCATGACCTTCTTGGTTCGTGACCAGCGCCTAGGTGCTAACATCGGTTCGGCTCAAGGCCCGACTGGTCTAGGTAAGTACCTCATGCGCTCTCCAACTGGAGAGATCATCTTTGGTGGTGAGACCATGCGCTTCTGGGACTTTGACGGTCCTTGGCTTGCTCCCTTGCGGGGTACTAATGGGCTTGATCTTGACAAGCTCAAGAACGATATTCAACCATGGCAGGTACGTCGTGCGGCTGAGTACATGACTCACGCGCCCAACGCTTCTATCAACTCTGTAGGCGGTATTATCACTGAGGTTAACTCTGTTAACTTTGTGAACCCCCGTCAGTGGTTGGCTTCTTTCCACTTTGTGATGGCCTTCTTCTTCTTAGTTGGTCACCTATGGCATGCAGGTCGTGCTAGAGCTGCCGAGGGTGGCTTTGAGCGTGGCTTGAACCGTGAGGCAGAGCCAGTACTATCAATGCCTGATCTTGACTAG
- the psbD gene encoding photosystem II D2 protein (photosystem q(a) protein) has translation MTIAMGQAPAARGRFDVLDDWLKRDRFVFVGWSGLLLFPCAFLAIGGWMTGTTFVTSWYTHGLASSYLEGCNFLTVAVSTPADSMGHSLLLLWGPEAQGDFVRWCQIGGLWAFVALHGAFGLIGFMLRQFEISRLVGIRPYNAIAFSGPIAVFVSVFLMYPLGQSSWFFAPSFGVAAIFRFLLFLQGFHNWTLNPFHMMGVAGILGGALLCAIHGATVENTLFQDDENANTFRAFEPTQSEETYSMVTANRFWSQIFGIAFSNKRWLHFFMLFVPVTGLWMSSIGIVGLALNLRAYDFVSQEIRAAEDPEFETFYTKNILLNEGIRAWLSPQDQPHEKFVFPEEVLPRGNAL, from the coding sequence ATGACCATAGCAATGGGCCAAGCGCCCGCCGCGCGAGGACGGTTCGACGTTCTCGACGACTGGCTAAAGCGCGACCGATTCGTTTTTGTAGGCTGGTCCGGTTTGCTTCTGTTCCCCTGCGCCTTTTTGGCTATCGGTGGATGGATGACCGGCACTACCTTCGTCACGTCGTGGTACACCCACGGCTTGGCTAGTTCATACCTAGAAGGCTGCAACTTCCTAACGGTTGCAGTCTCTACCCCTGCTGATAGTATGGGCCATTCGCTCTTGCTACTGTGGGGCCCCGAAGCCCAAGGAGACTTCGTTCGCTGGTGCCAGATTGGTGGCCTATGGGCGTTCGTTGCCCTACACGGTGCCTTCGGTTTGATTGGCTTCATGCTGCGCCAGTTCGAGATTTCTCGTCTAGTCGGCATTCGGCCATACAACGCGATTGCCTTTAGTGGACCGATTGCGGTGTTCGTCTCTGTGTTCTTGATGTACCCGTTGGGACAGTCATCGTGGTTCTTTGCGCCGAGCTTCGGGGTAGCGGCCATCTTCCGCTTCCTATTGTTCTTGCAGGGCTTCCACAACTGGACGCTGAACCCGTTCCATATGATGGGCGTAGCCGGCATCCTAGGTGGTGCGCTACTGTGTGCAATCCACGGAGCGACCGTAGAGAACACGTTGTTCCAAGACGATGAGAACGCGAACACGTTCAGAGCGTTTGAGCCGACTCAGTCAGAAGAGACCTATTCGATGGTAACTGCGAACCGGTTTTGGTCGCAGATCTTCGGGATTGCGTTTAGCAACAAGCGCTGGTTGCACTTCTTCATGTTGTTTGTTCCGGTAACGGGGCTATGGATGAGTTCGATTGGTATTGTAGGATTAGCTTTGAACTTGCGAGCGTATGACTTCGTATCGCAGGAGATTCGGGCAGCCGAAGACCCTGAGTTTGAAACGTTCTATACGAAGAACATTCTGTTGAATGAAGGTATTCGTGCGTGGTTGAGTCCGCAGGACCAGCCGCATGAGAAATTTGTATTCCCTGAAGAGGTACTCCCCCGTGGTAACGCTCTCTAA
- a CDS encoding beta-ketoacyl-ACP synthase, giving the protein MADQDVVVTGVSLNTALGNSVSENWTRLMAGESAIALRQPFIELTPGPLAMSGKWPMSLIDIGQRLTYQAWYDAGLVRDSDPLQPLSAADCGVVVGSSRSSLQVLEQMAAHQRVFPGQLVGDWLAALAHSPALSIANIIGATGPLLSPMAACATGTWAIAQAADLIRSGQCHRMIAGAIEAPITPLTIAGFRKMGALAQTGCYPFDVEREGFVLGEGGALMVLESENIAVARGARIYGKVSGIGITNDSHHVSSFDPSYAMGKLAVRRCLERSGLKPEAIDAVHAHGTSTMQNDQMEAALIEDLMAKRNNRPLPVMASKGAIGHTLGASGAVTAVLGLISLWRQEIPPCVGLRQAAFDLDFVYSGRPTALRNLLCFSFGFGGQNAVLALKSSSRK; this is encoded by the coding sequence GTGGCTGATCAAGACGTCGTAGTGACTGGTGTCAGCTTGAATACGGCGCTAGGCAACTCGGTGTCGGAGAATTGGACAAGATTGATGGCTGGTGAGAGTGCGATCGCGCTCCGTCAACCTTTTATCGAGCTGACACCGGGCCCATTAGCAATGAGCGGCAAGTGGCCTATGTCTTTGATAGACATAGGCCAACGCCTGACCTATCAGGCTTGGTACGATGCTGGGCTAGTCAGAGATAGTGACCCACTACAGCCACTATCAGCAGCAGACTGTGGGGTAGTCGTCGGGTCTAGCCGGAGTTCTCTACAGGTATTGGAACAGATGGCTGCGCACCAGCGAGTTTTTCCAGGGCAGCTAGTAGGAGATTGGCTAGCGGCTTTAGCGCATAGTCCCGCTCTAAGCATTGCTAATATCATCGGTGCCACCGGTCCTCTCTTGTCACCAATGGCTGCCTGTGCAACGGGCACATGGGCGATCGCACAAGCAGCAGATCTTATTCGGAGTGGACAATGCCACCGGATGATCGCTGGGGCAATCGAAGCACCGATTACACCGCTAACGATAGCGGGCTTTCGGAAGATGGGAGCATTAGCACAAACAGGTTGCTATCCATTCGATGTGGAGCGCGAAGGATTCGTGCTAGGAGAAGGCGGAGCGTTGATGGTGTTGGAATCAGAGAACATAGCGGTAGCGCGAGGCGCGCGAATTTATGGAAAGGTATCAGGCATAGGGATTACCAATGACAGCCATCATGTCAGTTCGTTCGATCCGAGCTATGCAATGGGAAAGCTGGCGGTGCGTCGCTGCCTAGAGCGAAGCGGACTAAAGCCAGAAGCGATCGATGCCGTTCATGCACACGGAACAAGCACGATGCAAAATGACCAGATGGAGGCAGCGCTAATTGAAGATTTGATGGCGAAAAGGAACAATCGTCCTTTACCAGTAATGGCAAGCAAAGGCGCGATAGGACATACTCTCGGTGCGTCTGGAGCAGTAACTGCGGTGCTAGGACTCATTAGCTTATGGCGACAAGAAATACCCCCTTGTGTAGGACTTAGGCAAGCAGCATTCGATCTTGACTTTGTCTATAGCGGACGTCCAACAGCGCTCAGAAATCTATTGTGCTTCAGCTTTGGATTTGGGGGACAGAATGCGGTGCTAGCTCTCAAGTCATCGTCTCGTAAATAA
- a CDS encoding cation:proton antiporter, whose translation MDPKIILYITFGLSLLGLTWLPSLKGARFINVPLLYFLLAAFLFSQLADLPLIDPLGNKNHSVVTEYITEIIVIISLAGAGLAIDRKFRISTWQSALRLLCISMPICIAGAALFGHWIFGLPLADAILLGACLAPTDPVMAHSVQVGPPNKGGEDPARFSLTAEAGLNDGLAFPFVYLALGAAEHQGKLGSWLLGWTAYDFAYRVVMGVLVGIVVGLVLAHYAFRVSDETVREETREGLFVVSAIFLSYGIAEAAHGYGFLAVFAAAVACRQNVEKFHDYHSKPYQFATQLERIFAGLLLLALGGFAATAGLDLLTWQNFLFAGLFMLVLRPLSGQLSLWGLRLSSLERNAIAFLGIRGFGSFYYLAYAQNNGSFENGTLLWNIVTLTVVLSFILHGNGAAIAMRAIDQRRHPRKKPSNLAGKDLVGKE comes from the coding sequence ATGGACCCAAAGATAATTCTCTATATCACCTTCGGTCTTTCTCTTTTAGGGCTGACATGGCTACCTAGCTTGAAGGGCGCCCGTTTCATCAATGTGCCACTACTCTATTTTTTATTGGCAGCATTTTTGTTTAGCCAATTAGCAGATCTACCGCTAATTGATCCGCTTGGTAATAAAAATCATTCTGTTGTTACGGAATATATAACTGAGATAATTGTGATCATCTCCCTGGCAGGAGCAGGGCTAGCCATCGACCGAAAGTTTCGAATTTCTACCTGGCAGTCAGCGCTGCGGCTACTATGTATTTCGATGCCGATTTGCATAGCCGGTGCAGCTTTATTTGGCCATTGGATCTTTGGCCTGCCTTTAGCAGACGCTATTTTACTTGGAGCTTGTCTAGCACCGACTGACCCGGTCATGGCCCACAGTGTTCAGGTCGGTCCGCCTAATAAGGGCGGTGAAGACCCAGCTAGATTCAGTTTGACGGCAGAGGCTGGCCTAAATGACGGGCTAGCCTTTCCTTTTGTCTATTTGGCACTTGGCGCAGCAGAACACCAGGGAAAGCTCGGCAGCTGGCTATTGGGCTGGACGGCTTATGATTTTGCCTATCGGGTGGTGATGGGTGTGCTCGTAGGGATAGTTGTGGGATTAGTGCTAGCGCACTATGCCTTTCGAGTTTCGGATGAGACCGTTCGAGAAGAGACTAGGGAAGGGCTGTTTGTCGTCTCTGCGATTTTCCTATCGTATGGAATAGCCGAGGCGGCACATGGATACGGCTTTTTAGCTGTATTTGCAGCGGCGGTTGCCTGCCGCCAAAACGTGGAGAAGTTTCACGATTATCACTCGAAGCCATATCAGTTTGCGACTCAGCTAGAGCGGATCTTCGCAGGACTGTTGTTACTAGCTCTTGGTGGCTTTGCGGCCACAGCAGGGCTAGATCTGCTTACTTGGCAAAACTTTCTATTCGCAGGGTTGTTTATGTTAGTGCTTAGACCTCTATCGGGACAGCTCTCTTTATGGGGCCTACGATTATCTAGTCTAGAAAGGAATGCGATCGCCTTTTTGGGTATCAGAGGTTTTGGTTCTTTTTACTATCTAGCCTACGCGCAGAACAACGGTAGCTTTGAGAACGGTACGCTGCTGTGGAACATCGTGACGCTTACAGTTGTTTTATCTTTCATACTTCATGGGAATGGTGCGGCCATAGCGATGCGAGCGATCGATCAGCGAAGACACCCTAGGAAAAAGCCAAGCAATCTGGCAGGTAAGGATCTGGTAGGCAAAGAATAG
- a CDS encoding AI-2E family transporter, whose amino-acid sequence MKFGSLVGLVALLLGLYLLWSIRFVVLLAFTAITLATVLNRVVRSLVGKRLKRNFAIVLTLVALAFVLTAIFAVVAPPFVDQVNQWLDQAPLEVAQVSLWINRIDDRIPVELSEQLQRLDTFIQDIPMIARSVFNNAFLFFRGTLAILFNALLVLVITIMLLVNPKAYRNVFVSIFPQFYRYRVIEILDHCERSLVGWGAGILFNIVVITVLSFSGLAILGVPLPIGNAFLAGLLTFIPNIGPVLSVVPPAVLGLLEAPWKGAAVVGLYILIQQIESNLLTPMVMKRQVSLLPAIALTSQLVCGVLFGFIGLFLALPLTVVAQVWLQELVVKDVMNNWKRKIPVGRRITTTQKPSITTD is encoded by the coding sequence GTGAAATTCGGCAGTTTAGTTGGACTTGTCGCCCTGCTTCTGGGCCTTTATTTGCTATGGTCAATTCGCTTTGTTGTACTGTTAGCATTTACAGCTATTACGCTAGCAACGGTGCTCAATAGGGTTGTTAGATCGCTTGTTGGCAAGCGGCTGAAAAGAAACTTTGCAATCGTATTAACCCTAGTTGCTTTAGCTTTCGTTCTAACTGCTATTTTCGCCGTAGTCGCCCCTCCTTTTGTTGATCAAGTTAATCAATGGTTAGATCAAGCCCCTCTCGAAGTGGCTCAAGTAAGTCTCTGGATAAATAGAATTGACGATCGTATTCCGGTTGAACTCTCCGAACAACTTCAAAGGCTTGATACTTTTATTCAAGACATCCCTATGATTGCTAGAAGCGTTTTCAACAACGCTTTCCTTTTCTTTAGAGGGACATTAGCTATTCTGTTCAATGCATTGTTGGTATTAGTAATCACCATCATGTTACTGGTGAATCCAAAGGCTTACCGTAATGTATTTGTCTCAATATTTCCCCAATTCTATCGCTACAGAGTCATCGAGATACTAGACCATTGTGAGCGATCTCTGGTGGGGTGGGGAGCAGGCATACTGTTCAACATAGTGGTGATTACTGTTCTAAGCTTTTCTGGCTTGGCTATTCTCGGTGTACCCTTACCAATTGGCAATGCTTTTCTAGCGGGGTTGCTCACATTCATTCCCAACATAGGGCCGGTCCTTAGTGTAGTTCCACCCGCTGTGCTCGGTTTGCTAGAAGCGCCGTGGAAGGGAGCGGCTGTTGTAGGCCTTTACATACTGATTCAGCAGATTGAGAGTAACCTTTTAACCCCGATGGTGATGAAGCGTCAGGTTTCTTTGCTGCCTGCGATCGCCCTGACCTCCCAGCTAGTCTGCGGAGTTCTCTTTGGCTTTATAGGGTTATTCCTAGCCTTGCCTCTAACGGTCGTTGCCCAAGTATGGCTACAGGAGCTTGTAGTCAAAGATGTCATGAACAATTGGAAGCGAAAAATACCTGTTGGTAGGAGAATTACTACAACACAGAAGCCCTCAATTACCACTGATTAG
- a CDS encoding peptidylprolyl isomerase, with protein MKLKFRFTGKWSLLVVIALLVISCTTPATDSPVAQEPSAQEAPAVSAESTAAGLTAGLPVLNGKATAEIQVDGRAITVELDGEKAPVTAGNFVDLAEKGIYNGTVFHRVVQSPQPFVAQGGDPQSVDPNVPTSRLGTGGYIDPATGQERTIPLEIMPDGSDEIVYGKTFDEAQIQVPPELDHKRGAIAMARSGVNTASAQFYITLADVAFLDGSYAVFGYVTDGMDVVDDIQAGDEISSVRIVSGAENLVLPDDAAPQ; from the coding sequence ATGAAATTAAAATTTAGATTCACCGGCAAATGGTCTTTGCTAGTCGTGATCGCGCTATTGGTTATCAGTTGCACAACGCCAGCCACAGACTCCCCCGTTGCACAGGAGCCTTCTGCCCAAGAAGCGCCAGCTGTGTCAGCTGAGTCGACAGCGGCTGGACTGACAGCAGGGCTACCCGTGCTGAACGGAAAAGCAACGGCGGAAATTCAAGTCGATGGCCGAGCCATAACGGTAGAGCTAGATGGTGAGAAGGCTCCGGTCACGGCGGGTAATTTTGTTGATCTTGCTGAAAAGGGCATATACAACGGGACTGTGTTTCATCGGGTAGTACAATCGCCTCAGCCCTTCGTAGCACAAGGAGGGGATCCACAAAGCGTCGATCCTAATGTGCCGACTAGTCGACTAGGGACAGGTGGATATATTGATCCAGCCACAGGGCAGGAACGGACGATTCCGCTGGAAATCATGCCTGACGGTTCTGATGAGATTGTCTATGGCAAAACGTTTGATGAGGCTCAGATCCAGGTACCTCCTGAGCTAGACCATAAGCGAGGTGCGATCGCGATGGCTCGTTCGGGCGTAAACACAGCTTCGGCTCAGTTTTACATCACGCTAGCAGATGTTGCTTTTTTAGACGGTAGCTATGCTGTATTCGGCTATGTTACAGACGGTATGGATGTCGTAGATGATATTCAAGCTGGTGATGAGATCAGTTCTGTAAGAATTGTATCTGGAGCTGAGAACTTAGTATTGCCAGATGATGCAGCACCACAGTAG
- a CDS encoding DNA topoisomerase IB, whose amino-acid sequence MTAAQRASDKLSPINLYQNAEKSAKIAGLRYVSDQQPGVRRQRWGRGFSYIDVDGTRIQEPKRRTYFKLLAIPPSWKDVWICCDQNGHLLVTGRDLKGRKQYRYHPEWTALREQLKFDRLIPFTEALPTLRKTVQAEIERAANIIQNARHKSRTVKSTLDRSTVIAATIQLLDRTFIRIGNTQYAQANQSYGLTTLENKHVDISSADIELHYVGKSGVSREIHLQDPTLAKLVKRCAEIPGQTLFQYFDEEGQKQSVDSGDINEYLQNTMDGPFSAKDFRTWGGTVAAATSLLEKEKAREELDENEATQTTPSQKMLTSDIVDAVKVAARQLGNRPATCRKYYIHPAVFKAYEAGRLGEAISSHPIKEANLANFLDLEEQNTLSVLRANQL is encoded by the coding sequence ATGACGGCTGCTCAACGAGCTTCAGATAAGCTTTCTCCAATTAACCTTTATCAAAATGCGGAAAAGTCTGCGAAGATTGCGGGCCTGCGCTACGTCAGCGATCAGCAGCCAGGTGTCCGCAGACAGCGCTGGGGTAGAGGATTCAGCTACATCGACGTCGATGGCACGCGCATTCAAGAACCCAAAAGGAGGACATATTTTAAGTTGTTAGCCATTCCTCCTAGCTGGAAGGACGTTTGGATCTGCTGTGATCAAAATGGCCATCTGCTTGTAACTGGTCGAGATTTGAAAGGACGCAAACAATATCGCTATCATCCTGAATGGACTGCTCTTAGAGAACAACTCAAGTTTGATCGTCTAATCCCTTTCACAGAGGCGCTACCTACGCTTAGAAAGACAGTTCAAGCCGAAATCGAAAGAGCAGCTAATATTATTCAGAATGCTAGACACAAATCTCGCACCGTAAAATCTACGCTTGATAGATCGACAGTTATTGCAGCTACTATACAGCTATTAGATCGCACGTTCATCCGCATCGGTAATACTCAATACGCTCAGGCCAATCAATCATACGGACTGACGACGCTAGAGAACAAACATGTTGATATCTCAAGCGCTGATATTGAACTACACTACGTTGGTAAAAGCGGAGTTTCAAGAGAAATTCATTTGCAGGATCCGACCCTAGCAAAGCTAGTAAAGCGCTGTGCAGAAATCCCTGGACAGACCTTGTTTCAATACTTTGACGAAGAGGGACAAAAACAGTCTGTAGATTCAGGGGATATCAATGAGTATCTACAAAACACGATGGATGGTCCTTTTAGTGCGAAAGACTTTAGAACATGGGGGGGAACTGTAGCAGCAGCAACATCGCTTCTAGAAAAAGAGAAAGCGAGAGAAGAGCTAGATGAAAACGAAGCAACCCAAACGACGCCAAGTCAAAAGATGTTAACTTCAGACATCGTCGATGCGGTCAAGGTCGCAGCAAGGCAGTTGGGTAATCGACCTGCCACCTGTCGTAAGTACTATATTCACCCAGCTGTCTTCAAAGCCTATGAAGCTGGAAGATTAGGTGAGGCAATCTCTAGTCACCCAATTAAAGAAGCGAACCTAGCTAACTTCCTAGATCTAGAGGAGCAAAACACCCTATCTGTCTTAAGGGCGAATCAACTATAG
- a CDS encoding photosystem I assembly protein Ycf4, with protein sequence MTVSKSPTDSANSTKASSKDRSSEKTILRKEILGARRPSNYFWAAVTAIGGCGFFLAGLSSYLHTNLLPFSDLPAQLVFVPQGIAMGFYGIAALLLCTYLCLILVWDVGGGYNEFNRETSKAQIFRHGFPGKNRRIDLHYPLKDILAVRADIQEGLSPKRALYLKIKGKGDIPITRVGQPIALSELENQGAELARFLQVPLEGL encoded by the coding sequence ATGACTGTTTCCAAAAGCCCTACAGATTCTGCGAATTCTACTAAAGCCTCATCTAAAGATCGCTCGTCGGAAAAGACCATTTTGCGCAAGGAGATTCTAGGAGCGAGGCGGCCAAGTAACTACTTTTGGGCTGCTGTTACGGCTATTGGTGGCTGTGGCTTCTTTTTAGCAGGCCTCTCTAGCTATCTACACACTAATTTGCTGCCGTTCTCCGACTTACCCGCACAGCTAGTGTTCGTTCCCCAAGGAATTGCGATGGGGTTTTATGGCATAGCGGCACTATTGCTATGTACTTACCTATGTCTCATCCTGGTCTGGGATGTGGGAGGTGGCTATAACGAGTTTAATAGAGAGACGAGCAAGGCACAGATCTTTAGGCATGGCTTTCCAGGAAAGAACCGACGAATCGACTTGCACTATCCGCTGAAAGATATATTGGCTGTACGTGCGGATATTCAAGAGGGGTTGAGCCCTAAGCGAGCGCTTTACTTAAAGATTAAAGGGAAAGGGGATATTCCTATCACAAGAGTCGGTCAACCGATTGCACTTTCAGAGCTAGAAAACCAGGGAGCAGAACTGGCCCGCTTCTTGCAAGTGCCCCTAGAGGGTCTGTAG